One Salminus brasiliensis chromosome 5, fSalBra1.hap2, whole genome shotgun sequence DNA segment encodes these proteins:
- the stmn2a gene encoding stathmin-2a, with amino-acid sequence MDKIATAYKEKMKELSMFSLLCSCFNPRLQKNLDTKSEYMEVKPINKRASGQAFEVILKPPSPVSDGNHNITSFMKKRDVSLEDIQKKLEAAEDRRKSQEAQVLKSLAEKREHERDVLLKALEENNNFSRMAEEKLTLKMEQINENRRAHLAAMMERLQEKERHAVVVRRNKELREELTA; translated from the exons ATGGACAAGATCGCCACCG CGTACAAGGAGAAGATGAAGGAGCTGTCGATGTTCTCGCTCCTCTGCTCCTGCTTTAACCCCAGACTACAGAAGAACCTGGACACCAAGTCAGAGT ACATGGAGGTGAAGCCCATAAATAAGCGAGCCTCGGGCCAGGCCTTTGAAGTGATCCTGAAGCCCCCCTCGCCAGTGTCAGACGGGAACCACAACATCACGTCCTTCATGAAGAAGAGAGACGTCTCTCTGGAGGACATCCAGAAGAAGCTGGAAGCTGCTGAGGACCGCAGGAAA TCTCAGGAGGCCCAGGTGCTGAAGTCTTTGGCTGAGAAGCGTGAGCACGAGCGGGACGTTCTCCTGAAAGCCCTGGAGGAGAACAACAACTTCAGCAGGATGGCTGAGGAGAAGCTCACGCTGAAGATGGAGCAAATCAACGAGAACCGCAGGGCTCACCTCGCAGCCATGATGGAACGCCTGCAGGAGAAG GAGCGACATGCTGTTGTGGTCCGCCGGAACAAGGAGCTGAGAGAAGAACTGACAGCATGA
- the fabp4b gene encoding fatty acid binding protein 4b produces MDRFMGTWKLTASDNFDEYMKAVGIGFASRQIANMAKPSLLFSVDDQGFISMKSMTTFKTVEIKFKLDEEFDEITADDRQAKTVMRLVDGKLVQTQSWEGKSTTIEREIQDSKLIAKCVMDDVVSVRTYEKDE; encoded by the exons ATGGACCGCTTCATGGGGACGTGGAAACTGACCGCCAGCGACAATTTTGATGAGTACATGAAGGCAGTGG GCATCGGCTTTGCCTCCAGGCAAATCGCTAACATGGCCAAGCCGAGCCTGTTGTTCAGCGTAGACGATCAGGGGTTCATCTCCATGAAGTCCATGACCACGTTCAAGACGGTGGAGATAAAGTTCAAGCTGGACGAGGAGTTTGACGAGATCACTGCAGACGACCGACAGGCGAAG acTGTCATGCGTCTGGTCGACGGGAAACTGGTGCAGACGCAGTCGTGGGAGGGCAAGAGCACGACAATCGAGAGGGAGATTCAGGACAGCAAACTGATAGCA AAGTGCGTCATGGATGACGTGGTGTCGGTGAGGACGTACGAGAAGGACGAGTGA